Below is a genomic region from Paenibacillus rhizovicinus.
CGCTGCGAACGCCGCGGGTCGGAATCGCCGCACAGTCCGCGAACGTCTCCAACATCGCGGCGGCACCCGCCCGCCCGCTCCCGTTATAACCGCGAACCAGGCTTTCCCCCGCCTCGTAGGTCAGCCAGAAGGAATCCCCGCCAAGCCCCGTCATGTGCGGATAAACAACGGCCAAACAGGCGCTGACGGCCACCGCCGCGTCGAACGCGTTGCCGCCCCGCTCCAAGATGCGAGCGCCCGCCGCCGAAGCAAGCGCATGCGGACTGACGACCATTGTCTCGGTTCCGATCGCCGATTCGTTTCGTTCCATGGTGCCCATCTCCTCCCCTATGATGTCAACTAACATAACATATAGTTTCGTGCGAATTCAATGCGTTTTTTCTTATGTTGGCCTAGCTCGAAGATCCCGGATTCCCGCTATATGGTCATAATGGCGTTCGTGTCGAAAGGAATAGACCTCGTATTTCTTCGTAATAGGAATGCTTCCCGTTAACGTAAAGAAGCTGCCGATTCGCGCCGGCAGCTTCTTCTGGATCGTTTATCGTCTCCCGTTTAGCATAGCAAGCCTAGAATGAAGCGTGATCTAGATACTGCGTATAATAACGTCGTTTATCTTAAGGAATTAGCTTCATGCCCTTAACGTCTGAGCACGCTAAGGCTGTATTCCCGCCCGAACTTGGGAGCGAGTATGCTCCAGATCGTCCCGATCGCCGTCTCCACCTTCGCCATTCCGTCAGGACCGCCGACATCTACCGGATCCAGCCCCATCTGGGTTGTCAACTTGGCAACAGCCGCTACAGCTTCGGGATCATCCCCGCTCAAGAAAGCCGTCGCGATGCCCGCTTCGTACCGTGGGTTTGCAAGCACTTCCCACGGCAGCGTGTGGAAGGCGCGGACGACGCGCCCATTCTGAGCCAGGCGCCGGACCTCCGCATCAGCGGACTTATCGTCGTACCGGTTAGTGCAATTGATGAGGATCTTCCCATCCAGATCCCCCGCCTCGGTCAACACGTGCTCCACATCATCGGGCAGCACGGCTAGCAGGATTATCTCGCCGAACGCCACCGCTTCCTTGATCGTCCCGGCCTGCGCGTTAGCGCCCGCATCCTGCAGCAATAGCGTTATCTTCTCGCTATGCGGGTTCCGTGAGCCGAACATCACGCGATGCCCAAGAGTTGCCCATCTTTTCCCCAGTGTTCCGCCCATATTTCCTGAACCAATCGAAGCGATCTTCATTTCATCGTTGCCTCCTTTTCCAAAAGCTTATCGTAGAAATCCAACTTTTCTCTCGTCTGTCCGATTATGTCCGATAACGCTAGGTACTGCTCCTCCATTCTGGCCAGATGTTCCGAAAGAATTTGTGTTCTGCCTGCGATGGCCTCCCTGTCTTCGTCGCTCAGTGGGAAAGCAGGATTCGC
It encodes:
- a CDS encoding NADPH-dependent F420 reductase, whose product is MKIASIGSGNMGGTLGKRWATLGHRVMFGSRNPHSEKITLLLQDAGANAQAGTIKEAVAFGEIILLAVLPDDVEHVLTEAGDLDGKILINCTNRYDDKSADAEVRRLAQNGRVVRAFHTLPWEVLANPRYEAGIATAFLSGDDPEAVAAVAKLTTQMGLDPVDVGGPDGMAKVETAIGTIWSILAPKFGREYSLSVLRR